DNA from Armatimonadota bacterium:
CTCCACCCAAGTCGCCGCGGCCTCCACGATCTCAGGGGCTACTCGCGCGCAATGGAGAATCTTGGACCAGTACCACTCCGACGAATAGCGGCCGCCGCATTTGGCGAGGTATTCGGGACGCATGACAGCAGCCAGCGCCGTTATCTCCTCCGCCTCGGCGTGAGCCGTGTGGTCCTTCCACAGCCAGGCAAGGGCCGGCAGTGAATCCGCGAATGCCGGCTGCGCCGCCAGGGGCTGTCCGTCAGCGTCCACGGGCAGCGGGGTGCTGCCCGTGGTGTCAACGCCGATCCCGATGACCTGCTCGGGGGAGAAGCCCGGAACCGCCCCCGCCTCTTTCAACACGGCACGCACCGTCTGACGGATTCCGTCCAGGTAATCCAGCGGGTGTTGGCGCGCAAGGTTCGGGTCCGCCGGGTCCAGCACAACTCCGGCCTCGCCGTGGGCGTACCCGTGAACGCTGGTCGCGATTTCACGGCCGGAGGAGACCTCCACCAACAGCGCCCGCACGGTGTTCGTCCCGAAATCCAGGCCTATGGTATATCTCGTATCGCTCATGTTCAGATCTTCCGTTCGTTGCGTATGAATTAGCTTCACGTATATGCGTTACGCCCACTCAGCGATAGAACCCTGGTAGGGTCGGCGTCCTCGCCGACCACCAGGCGCTTGGCTGGCGCTCCGCGCCGGTTGGCCGGCGTCCTCGCCGACCACCGGCCGCTAGGCCGGCGCTCCACGCCGGTAGGCTGGCGCTCCGCGCCGGTTGGCCGGCGCTTCGCGCCGGATGGCGGCGAGGACGCCGCCACTACCATTCCGGTCGGGAAATGTCGCTGCTTCACCTGAAGCTCAGCAAGTGGGATCAAGCTTCGTGACGATAGACGTCCCAGTCCATATAGGTGGTGAGCGCTTCCTCCACGGCATCCGCCACCTGGGCTTTGGTGGTGGCCACGTGATGTTCGAAGCCGTTGCGGCAGATGAACTGGAGGAGGTCCTGGAAGCGCGGAATGTGCACCACGCCGTATCCGCCAAAGGTCAGAAGCTTGTCATCGGTGAACGTTCCCTCACCCACGAACGCGCGGATCATCCCCATCGTATCGTCCGTTGAGACGCGGGCATAGGTGAACGGCCCTGGGGCAATCCGGCCAACAATCGTGCCGTACGTGTTGTCTTGGCCAACCGTTCCGGCGATGATCTCCTGGTAGTCCATATGGTGCTCGAGGAAGAATGACTTGGGCAGGTTGGAGCAGTGGAACAGAACCGCCTTGTCGGGGTCGTTGCCGTAGTTGTTGTTCCAGTCCAGAATCGCCGAAGCCCGGCCGGACGCGGACTGGAGCACATACATGCCAATGAGGCCGGCGATGTCCGTTTCGCACGCGCTGGGCATCAGGCTGTCGCTCATCATGCTCATGATCGTGCAGGGAACGACACCGTAGAACTCTTCCATCGCCGTCCAGCACTGGATGGCGGTCGCGGACAGGTCGTTTTCCTCAACGTATTTGTCGATCACCGCGCCGAGTTTGGCCATCTTGATCAGCGGCTCGTGGGCGACTCCCTCAACTGTTGTGTACTCGCGGATCGCATCCAGCTTGTTCGTTACGATGGGATCGGTATCCGACAGGTTCTTGATGCGTCCGAGGACCTCGGAAAGGTCAAGCGTCTCGACGGTGATGCCGCTCGCTTGCAGCAGCTTTTCGCTGTACCGGACCGTATTGAACGCCGCAGGCCGGGCGCCTATCGCGCCGATGCGCGCGTGCTTCAGGGCCTTCACCACGCGACAGGTTGCGGCGAAGGTCTGGAGGTCATGTGCAAATTCCTCGCTCGTCGGCGAAACCGTATGCGACTTGGTGAGCGAATACGGGATGCCATACTGGCGCAGGTTGTTGCAGCTGGACATCTTGCCGCAGAACGAATCGCGGCGATCCTTGATTGTCATGCGCGAGAAATCATCGGGCGTTGCCTGGACCAGGACAGGGACGTTCAGCTCCGCCCAGTGAATGCTATTGACGATGGTGCGCTCCTCGCCGAAGTTCGGCAGCGTGAGGATGATCCCGTCGATCTCGTCGCGATGCGCCCGAAACAGCTCGGCGCATTTTCGTGCGTCCGCCAGCGTCTCAACGGCTCCATAACTGCTGTCCTCGGGCGTGAGGGCGATTGCCTTGATACCCTGCTTCTCCAAAGTCGCCAGGATGTCCCGTCGGCCACCTTCACACAGGTGGGAGGGGAAGAAGCCGCGATTGCCTACGATAACTCCAAACGTTGCCATATCTTTCTCCTTGATAAATCCCTTACGATTGTCTCCGATATATTACTGAGGCTGCCGGGTGAACCCCTGTCAGGCCCTGCTGCCGATCTTCAGCACGGTTACAGAATGAGCCGGGAACGTGTACACGAAACTCGGGCTCTTCAACGATATTGATCTGCGGGTGGGCGCTACATTGGTCGGGTTCTCCAATGTGTTTTCATCCGCGGGCTTGCCCGTCAACGTCACTGCTTCGGCCGATGGCCCCACGTGCGAAATGCCTTTCAGATCGACCCGCGTGACGCTGGCGCTGCCGGAGGTGTTGACCACCTTCAGGACGATGTCCTTGCGATCACCCTTGATGCCTGCCACCGCGAACAGGGAGTTCATCCGGGGCAGTGCGGCGGAGATCGCGGGTTTGTTATCCACAAAACAGCGCACGTTTGAGCCTGTTACCTCGACGCGGATATCATACCACCGACCGGTTTCGATGGTGCCGGGCACCCGCTTGCCGGCCTCGATCTGGGCGCCATCAACGTTCACCTGGATCGCATGCTCCCGGTTATCCCAGCCGCCAAGGTTGACCTGAATCCAGTTGGCCGCGTCTTTGGCCCGCACCAGGATCAGGAAGCCTTCGTTTCCGCTGATTTTGCGCGCCTTCAGCGTCAGCGTATAGTCGGACCAGTTGGGGTCCCCAATCACGGAGCGGCGTTCGGTGCCCAGGTCCATCTGGCGGTAGGCCCCGTCCTGGATGGACCATTCGCCCCGCGCCGGCTTCCACCCGTCCGTCCCCTTACCGGCGTCCCACGCAAAGAGGCTCTTGCCGTTCCTGCTGACGCGGATATCCTTGAATTCCGCCTGGGTGCGCCAGGTGCCGACACCGACGGC
Protein-coding regions in this window:
- a CDS encoding L-fucose/L-arabinose isomerase family protein — translated: MATFGVIVGNRGFFPSHLCEGGRRDILATLEKQGIKAIALTPEDSSYGAVETLADARKCAELFRAHRDEIDGIILTLPNFGEERTIVNSIHWAELNVPVLVQATPDDFSRMTIKDRRDSFCGKMSSCNNLRQYGIPYSLTKSHTVSPTSEEFAHDLQTFAATCRVVKALKHARIGAIGARPAAFNTVRYSEKLLQASGITVETLDLSEVLGRIKNLSDTDPIVTNKLDAIREYTTVEGVAHEPLIKMAKLGAVIDKYVEENDLSATAIQCWTAMEEFYGVVPCTIMSMMSDSLMPSACETDIAGLIGMYVLQSASGRASAILDWNNNYGNDPDKAVLFHCSNLPKSFFLEHHMDYQEIIAGTVGQDNTYGTIVGRIAPGPFTYARVSTDDTMGMIRAFVGEGTFTDDKLLTFGGYGVVHIPRFQDLLQFICRNGFEHHVATTKAQVADAVEEALTTYMDWDVYRHEA